From the genome of Lutzomyia longipalpis isolate SR_M1_2022 chromosome 2, ASM2433408v1, one region includes:
- the LOC129789574 gene encoding phosphoribosylformylglycinamidine synthase, whose product MGIVRYYLLENLEVAKKEVLLQRLRKVDETIYDVSIEKCYHVETAPGKKITEMQEKILRWLLKHSQEEDSLKKSSTFLNCPQSSVLVEVGPRFNFSTADSTNSVSICENVGFQGIVQRIEVSLRYMIMSKNPWINAKSHELFELLGDRMTECQYTQQNLPVENFYEQVLLKEPDNWYEVPVLEKGLPALREVDAKLGLAFDEWDLQFYYNLFRNVLKRNPTSVELFDCAQSNSEHSRHWFFKGKMKIDGKFVDKSLIKMIVDTQETTNKNNTIKFSDNSSAIRGFRQKVLQPAVFTGPGKMNVVDKDMDLIFTAETHNMPTAVAPFSGATTGTGGRIRDVQGVGRGGLTIAGTAGYCVGALLNPDSPVSYEDPSWTYPPSFANPLKIIIDASNGASDYGNKFGEPLISGFAISYGIRGSNGERDEYVKPIMFSGGLGTMDATHAKKHDPEKKNLLAKLGGPVYRIGVGGGAASSVEVQGGRDAAELDFNAVQRGDAEMENKLNRVVRACIELGDRNPILAIHDQGAGGNGNVLKELVEPGYAGAVIFSKEFQLGDPTITALELWGAEYQENNAILCRQEDRQLLEEICQRERCPISFVGIVTGNGYVTLLEEEANFEKYLQRENLPKQSSRPFDLHLRDVLGEMPRKEYTLDRVPKQLAPLKIPNIHLQDTLKTVLGILAVGSKRFLTNKVDRCVTGLIAQQQCVGSLHTPLADFAVTATSHFGHEGIATSIGTQPIKGLLSSHAGARMSVAEALSNLVFVGISDLADVKCSGNWMWAAKLPGEGLKLYEACQAMCSFMKELNIAVDGGKDSLSMAARVNGKTIKSPGTLVISTYVQCPDIRVKITPDLKMPARGGRGELIFVSVENKFRLGGSAFAQALSQQGDECPDVQKADILKKAFKITQKLLKKDKLLAGHDVSDGGLVVCVLEMAFAGMCGLNLDISSVLKSQSTDNHIPILFAEECGWVLEAESHNLAEIMEAFRADNVPVYHIGSSVGCGLNSSVRIQSQGQVLLNEELIVLFKQWEATSYAIEKLQMNAQCAQEEFEGLKQRKIVRYACTYNPDEEIITRMPSAPVRVAVIREEGTNGDREMIATLFNAKFEVHDVTMTDLLAKRTTLDAYRGVIFPGGFSYADTLGSAKGWAATILFSDILRPQFDHFKRRTDTFSLGVCNGCQLMSLIGWVGNNKDAQESAFDVPDVALLRNRSERFECRWSTLKIAEDTNSILLKRMKGSVIGCWVAHGEGRFSFRTRAVYDALQSKNAVAVHYVDDDHKPTEKYPMNPNGSTEGVAGITSDDGRHLAIMPHPERCSILWQWPYVPHDFKYKTSPWQTMFNEGFLWCSSTTQNV is encoded by the exons ATGGGAATCGTGCGGTACTATCTACTGGAAAATTTGGAAGTGGCCAAGAAGGAGGTGCTTTTGCAGCGACTTCGCAAG GTCGATGAAACCATTTATGATGTGAGCATTGAGAAATGCTACCACGTGGAGACAGCTCCTGGCAAGAAGATCACTGagatgcaagaaaaaatccttcgtTGGCTCCTGAAGCATTCCCAGGAGGAGGATTCCTTGAAAAAGTCGTCCACATTCCTGAATTGCCCTCAAAGCTCGGTGCTCGTTGAAGTTGGACCTCGGTTTAATTTTTCCACCGCAGACTCCACAAATAGCGTTAGCATTTGCGAAAATGTGGGATTCCAGGGCATTGTGCAGCGCATTGAAGTGTCCTTGAGATACATGATCATGTCCAAGAATCCATGGATTAATGCGAAATCCCATGAACTTTTTGAATTGCTTGGAGATCGCATGACTGAATGCCAATATACACAGCAGAATCTTCCCGTTGAAAACTTCTATGAGCAAGTTCTTCTCAAGGAGCCCGATAATTGGTACGAAGTTCCCGTGCTGGAGAAAGGACTTCCCGCTCTGAGGGAAGTTGATGCGAAGCTCGGATTGGCTTTCGATGAGTGGGATCTGCAGTTCTACTATAATCTATTCAGGAATGTTCTCAAACGAAATCCAACGAGTGTGGAACTCTTTGATTGTGCACAGAGCAACAGCGAGCACTCCCGGCATTGGTTCTTCAAGGGGAAGATGAAGATCGATGGGAAGTTTGTCGACAAGTCCCTCATTAAGATGATTGTGGACACGCAGGAgacaacaaataaaaataatacaatCAAATTCAGCGACAACAGCAGTGCCATCCGGGGATTTAGGCAAAAAGTCCTCCAGCCAGCGGTATTCACGGGACCCGGGAAGATGAATGTTGTGGACAAAGATATGGATCTCATCTTCACTGCGGAGACGCACAATATGCCAACAGCCGTAGCACCCTTCAGTGGAGCCACAACAGGCACCGGAGGACGCATTAGGGATGTTCAGGGTGTAGGAAGAGGTGGCCTGACCATTGCTGGTACAGCAGGATACTGTGTTGGAGCTCTTCTCAATCCTGACTCACCAGTTTCCTACGAAGACCCCTCATGGACGTACCCACCATCATTTGCAAATcccctaaaaattattatcgATGCCAGCAACGGGGCATCCGATTATGGGAATAAATTCGGAGAACCCCTCATATCGGGATTTGCCATCTCATACGGAATTCGTGGCAGTAATGGCGAACGCGATGAATACGTTAAGCCAATCATGTTCAGCGGTGGTTTAGGCACAATGGATGCCACCCATGCCAAGAAACACGATCCCGAGAAGAAGAATCTCCTTGCCAAACTCGGTGGACCCGTTTACAGAATTGGCGTTGGTGGTGGTGCTGCTAGTTCCGTGGAAGTTCAAGGCGGTAGAGATGCAGCTGAATTGGATTTCAATGCTGTCCAGCGAGGTGATGCTGAGATGGAAAATAAGCTCAATCGTGTTGTGAGGGCATGCATTGAACTCGGAGATAGGAATCCAATCCTTGCAATTCACGACCAAGGTGCTGGCGGGAATGGAAATGTCCTGAAGGAGCTCGTGGAGCCAGGCTATGCAGGAGCTGTGATCTTCTCAAAGGAATTCCAACTTGGTGATCCTACAATCACAGCTCTGGAGCTCTGGGGAGCTGAGTACCAGGAAAACAATGCCATTCTCTGTCGTCAGGAAGATCGGCAACTTCTCGAAGAGATTTGTCAGCGTGAAAGGTGCCCCATAAGCTTTGTGGGTATTGTTACGGGAAATGGCTATGTCACCCTCCTCGAGGAGGAAGCCAACTTTGAAAAGTACCTACAGCGTGAGAATCTTCCTAAGCAATCTTCCCGGCCATTTGATCTGCATCTTCGTGACGTGCTGGGAGAGATGCCACGCAAAGAATATACCCTCGATCGCGTTCCCAAGCAACTAGCTCCCCTGAAAATCCCAAATATTCACCTCCAGGATACTCTCAAGACAGTTTTGGGTATTCTCGCAGTTGGAAGTAAGAGATTCCTCACCAACAAAGTAGATCGCTGTGTTACGGGATTAATTGCTCAACAACAGTGTGTTGGATCCCTTCACACCCCTTTGGCGGACTTTGCTGTCACGGCTACATCTCACTTTGGCCATGAAGGTATCGCTACATCCATTGGAACTCAACCAATTAAGGGACTTCTCTCCTCCCATGCTGGTGCCCGAATGTCCGTTGCTGAAGCTCTTTCCAATCTTGTCTTTGTGGGAATCTCTGATCTGGCTGATGTTAAATGTTCCGGAAATTGGATGTGGGCAGCAAAGTTGCCGGGTGAAGGATTGAAACTCTACGAAGCCTGCCAGGCAATGTGTTCATTCATGAAGGAACTCAATATTGCTGTCGATGGTGGAAAGGATTCCCTCTCAATGGCTGCTCGTGTTAATGGAAAGACTATCAAGTCTCCAGGAACACTCGTGATCTCCACGTATGTACAATGCCCAGATATCCGTGTAAAAATCACACCAGATCTAAAGATGCCAGCTCGTGGAGGACGTGGAGAGTTGATCTTCGTTagtgttgaaaataaattccgcCTGGGTGGTTCTGCCTTTGCACAGGCCCTCAGTCAGCAGGGTGATGAGTGTCCAGATGTTCAGAAGGCGGATATCTTGAAGAAGGCCTTCAAAATAACCCAGAAGCTCCTCAAGAAAGACAAACTACTCGCTGGGCATGATGTTAGCGATGGTGGTTTAGTTGTTTGTGTGCTAGAGATGGCTTTTGCAGGGATGTGTGGCCTCAATCTGGACATTTCGTCGGTATTGAAAAGCCAGAGTACCGACAATCATATCCCCATCCTCTTTGCCGAAGAATGCGGATGGGTTCTTGAGGCAGAGAGTCACAATTTGGCCGAAATCATGGAAGCTTTCCGTGCTGATAATGTTCCTGTTTATCACATTGGCTCTTCTGTGGGATGTGGCCTCAATTCCTCAGTCCGTATTCAGAGTCAAGGCCAAGTGCTGCTGAATGAAGAACTCATTGTGCTCTTTAAGCAATGGGAAGCTACAAGTTATGCCATTGAGAAGCTTCAGATGAATGCACAGTGTGCACAAGAAGAGTTTGAGGGTCTCAAACAGAGGAAGATTGTTCGATACGCATGTACCTACAATCCCGATGAGGAGATTATCACGAGGATGCCATCTGCTCCAGTTCGCGTGGCCGTGATTCGTGAGGAGGGCACTAATGGTGACAGAGAAATGATCGCCACGCTCTTCAATGCAAAGTTTGAAGTGCATGATGTAACAATGACGGATTTGCTGGCCAAGAGAACCACTCTGGATGCCTATAGAGGTGTCATTTTCCCAGGAGGCTTCAGCTATGCTGATACTTTGGGATCTGCCAAAGGATGGGCCGCTACAATCCTCTTCAGCGACATCCTACGTCCTCAATTTGATCACTTCAAGCGTCGCACGGATACTTTCTCTCTAGGTGTGTGCAATGGATGCCAACTTATGAGTCTCATTGGATGGGTGGGAAATAACAAAGATGCCCAGGAGAGTGCTTTTGATGTGCCTGACGTTGCTCTACTGCGTAATCGCTCAGAGCGCTTTGAGTGTCGTTGGTCGACGCTGAAAATCGCCGAAGACACCAACTCCATCCTCCTAAAGCGCATGAAGGGTTCAGTGATCGGTTGCTGGGTTGCTCACGGTGAGGGACGCTTCTCATTCCGCACAAGAGCTGTTTATGATGCTCTTCAGAGCAAAAATGCCGTTGCTGTTCACTACGTCGATGATGATCATAAGCCTACAGAGAAGTACCCAATGAATCCCAATGGAAGTACTGAAGGTGTCGCTGGCATTACATCAGATGATGGACGTCACTTGGCCATCATGCCACATCCCGAGAGATGCAGCATCCTCTGGCAATGGCCGTATGTGCCACACGACTTTAAATATAAAACCTCCCCATGGCAAACGATGTTCAACGAAGGATTCCTGTGGTGCTCATCCACCACACAGAATGTCTAA